AATACGCATGATATCCGCCCCAAAAAACATCCTGTGGCTCTTTGACGATTTTAGCTCCGGCTTTTCTGGCCAATTCAATCACTTTTTCAACATCTTCTTTATGTTCAACATTATATGCCAAAGTAATACCGGCGAAACCGTGCTCTATTTTCGGTGGGTTTTCTTGACTAATATCTTCCGCTAATAGGTCCAATGGATAGAGTTCAAACTTTGTGCCCGGCGTATTGAAGAAAACCACTTTAGGGTTATCTGCTTTTTCCTCAGTAACAAACCCTAAATCATCTCTGTAAAACTTAATGGATTTTTCCATACTTCTTACGCCTAAACAAATGCAGGTAATCTTATTCATTAGCAATGCCTCCCTATAAATTCCTGTTTGTCTGCGTGCGTGTTATATAAACAATAAGAAATACTCACTTGTGTTTGTTCAGATTCCCGGTATTAGCCAAATGGGAAACTTATAATTACTTAACGTTTAGCATCTGCTACGTAGCTTAACCCTTAAGTAATGCTCCTTATGGTGCCTTTTGCCACCCAACAAAGAAATGTGGTGCGGCAATCCCAAAAACCAACCTTGGCGCACCTTTACGGGAAAGCTCGTGTTGTTAGGCGAAGTTGGTTGCCTAGCAGCCATAGATGGCTACGCCTCAGGAGAACAAATAAACATATAAAAGAAAGTTTCAGTTTCTCTCCAAGCTTCTTAACAATGGTAAAAAAATATTACTGTAATGATATCTAACATTTGTAGATGATATTTGGTGCTTTATTATCTTTAATGTAGCAATATTTGAATGGTGATTATTATCTGCATGTATAATTGTTTTTAAATCTTCAGGACTAATCGTAATAACTCCTAAATCAAAAATAGTATGATGATTTGGACAAAGAATTAACATATTTGTTTTATCATCACTCCCGCCCTCTGACAAAGGGTGAATATGACAAGCTTCTGAATATGATAATCCTTCAATAGGAACTAACGGTTCTCCACATATTTGGCATATATTATCATATTCAGTTTTAAGTATTTTAACTGCATTGCTATCTCTAACTTGCTTGTTAACTAAATATTGTTTAGCTCTAGTCTCTCCACTAGACTCTGCATCTAAGGTATTATCCTCCTTCTCTAGTGGAGATGAATGAAAAAAATGGCTGTCCTCAAAAAGAATATACAGACCATTGTCCAAGCTATCACTACAGTATTTTTCAAAAGCATTTTGAACAAATGGAGGGTAGCCAAAAGTTCTAATGATTTGGTGTAAACTAGCTCCTTGGGATTTATATAGTGAATGTAATACCATATTAGATTTTAAATCCTTTACATTCAGTTCTCTTTCTAAGTTAATTGCCTTTGAGATATACTTTAGAAAATATAAAACTAAGAGTTGAACTGTATAAGGTTTTCTATCTTGGATAGCATTATCAAATTCAAGTTTATAAGTATCATAAATCTGAATAAAAAATATATTCTTTTCCCTCTCTGGAAGAGATATATAACTCTTTCTTAACTCATAATACTCAATAATATATTTTGCAAAGTCTCCGATTACTGTAATCCATTCAACCATTGATGCATTGTTGAAATTTCTAACTCTGACACCATTATCAATTAACTCAATATCATTAAGGGTAAAACTCGGTGGTTTTCTTGTAAAAAACATTTCTCCACTATCATACCCAGCTGTTAACCCTAATGAGATAGCCGCTTTTATAGTTTTTACAGCTGTTTCGTTCTTTAAGTGCTCATAGTAAAAATCCTCAAAGAACTGCTTAAAATCAAATTTCTTTTCTAAATAAACTGCACCTTTCTCTTTAACATCACTTTCGTCTGAATTATTATTTTCTGAATCAAAAGCTCTTACATCATTCCTATAAATAGGGAAATTGACCGTATTCTTTGACTGATGCTCAATTTGTACTTTAGTAAATTCATAGAAACTCTTTATGGCACTATACTTTCCTAGTGCTTTTTGTGTTCCGTCAAAAATGAAGTTTCTTAAATTTTCATAGCTAAATGCTCTTTCATTAGAGATATTAACATCTCCTACGAAGGTAATATATTTTTTAATTTTACCGCCATGCTCATGTGCAGTAGTTGTCTCAATGGAACTCTCATAAAGGCTAAAAGCTTCAGATAGCCTCATATTTCCACCCCTTTGATAATGCAGTATTATAGTGCGCCCCAGATGGACGCACCTATATACAGTCAATTTCCCCTAAAATCTTTTACTGTGATGACGCTAATATCTCATATTATGGTGTATTAATTTAACGTAATTCGTGAATAGCACTTATCTTTTCAACTTCACCTAATAGACACTATCAGTACTGTTATATTTGGACATTTTCTCCATAAAATTTACATTTCCTGCAACATTTTGGAAATATGTTAGCAAAGCAAAATAAAAGGAGTGCGTAGAGCACCCTTCACCAATAGAATTTTTGATATTTACTTTGTAGATGATGCGAAGCATGGGCATTTATTTACTTCTTCTCACTTGTAAGAAAAATGCGTCTTACTTAGACTTTTGAAGGAAATAAACTATTGCAGACCCTATCAAAGATAATAATGAATAAATGAATACCCATATTAGAAAACTTTCATTAAATATTGTAAAAGTAGCAATTAACCATCCTAAAAAGGTTATTCCAACAACTATATATATTTTTTTTATTAGCATTTGACCAATTATTCCAAATAAAAATGATACCAATGGAAAAATAAATAACGCCATTAAAAACTCCATAAATTATGCCCCCCTCTTATAATATCCCTTTCTTAATGTTGCATACTATTCTACAAATGTGATATATCATCTAGAGTATTCACTTCGTATTTACCATCTGAGATGTCATATCCATAACAGTAATTGCCTCTTCTCAAGCACGCATTAGGCTAAATTTGAAGTTTATATTACTTAACCGTCCTGGCGATTCATGAACTTTTAGCTGGCGTGGCTTTTACTAACCGCCATATCCATCCCAAATGCAAAAGGCATGACAGCTAAAAGTTAGGCCGGAGGCGTTAGCCGGAGCCGTGAAACGCCTTGTTAGACGCTGTCCGCCTCCCATGAGGATGTCAAAAATTATTTGGTATTCAAATGATTCACATCTGAACTCATTATTCTGTCTTAATTTTCCTGCTTGATCAACTTATCCTGATATAGACGAAAATAACGGCGCATACCCTGATCATCATAGATTCCCTTTTTAATATCCAGCCAAAGTTTCACGTCTTCATTATCCTTTTCAATGCCCCATTCCCGGATGAGGAAATCGTATTCCTGCGCAATGTTCAGGTCGGAGAACTTTCCGGTTTCAGGGCGATACAGTAGCATATGAGGCCATCTTTCCACATGTTCCGGCTGAGGATAATCCACCGAATAGAATATTTCCGACCTTTTATCACCATTGATATCACCATAACGAATTTTTATATTTTCCCACGTTAGGTCAATAGGAGGAAAATCCAGCTTAATACTGTGGAATTTTTCACCGGGAGAAGTGGCGTAAAGCAAATATGCCGGCGCAGTAAAATAATTGTTGACTCCCAATGGGCTGGCGATCATATACATTTCGTCCATCCTCCCGTCCTGGTTCAGGTCGAAAAAGCTGCGTTCAATGATGATCCCATTTTCAATATCTTTTAAACCGCTGTCTGTATCGGCCAGCCCTCGAGCCAAAATTTCACTTAATTGTACTGGAGTATCATCCGGCCCGGAGATTTTTTCATGACTTCTGCCGATAAAAGGTATTTTATATTGACCAAAGGTTTTGTCCGCTTGATCGGAAGTAAAATCAACCCCAACGGCATAAATGGCATCATTTTTTATCTCCCAGTCAAACATATAGCCGCTGTAATCCGTTTTTAAGCCCTGAACAATTGTTTTCCCGGTATCGTAATACTTGCCGACGATTGGATGTATGCCATAAAAATAACCTGGTTCACCTAATTGTTCCGCCTTAAAAGGAACATCATGATTTGCCCTTTCGTGGTACGTAATGGCTTCATCAATACTTACTCTGATTAGGTTGCCGCTGAATTTTTGCATAGATTCAAAGCAATCATTTATCAAGCCCCAATAATTATTTTCAACCAACATATATAGGTAGCCGTCTTTTTCTTTCATACTGAATAGGTCCGTAGAATAAATAAACTTCACTTTTTTATCGGGATAGATGGCAAATATCTGGTCGGAGCCCATGGTGTTATCCCCAACATGGAATGATAAATAAAGTGTTTTCCCTTCTTTCAGCCGTTGGGCAGAAAAACTATCACCCAAGTCCCAAAAATCATCCCGGTTATTCAAATCCCAGCCGTACAATCTATTATTTTTCTCAGCAATCATCACCCAGGTATCCCCATAAAGCACTTGATAATTTTCATCAAATGCCGCCTTTAAGGTATTTAGAGCGGTCGTAGTCAGAGTCATTTGCTGATTGCTGACCATGATTAACTTGCTGTCATTTTTGAACTCCGTCGTTTTACCTAAAACATCCCCTATGGCACGAATGGGCAAATACGTAGTTCCTCTTCTGAGTGTTGCCGGAACATCAATTTTAACTTTTTTACCGGTAACCAACATATCTTTACTGCCGATCGTCAATAATATCTTTTTATCCCCATCAGTTATCTGTACTACTTTTTTGGATGGCTGCCAGTCAACTTTTGCCTGCAGATTTTCTGCAAGAAACCGCAGGGGCACCAAAGTTCTGCCATTCTCCAAAATTGGTTCTTTACCCGACATCTCTACCCCATTAACAAAAGCTTTACTGCTGTTTAATGACATGATAACGCTGCCCTGAAATGTGTTTAAATCTAAGTCTTGATTATAGTCATTAATATCTGCTGCCAGTACTGGAACAGCAGTTATCACAAACAACCAAACTAGAGTAATTAACATTATCTTTTTCAATTTAAAACCCCCAAAATCAAAGTCTTTTTTCTCACAG
The nucleotide sequence above comes from Desulfitibacter sp. BRH_c19. Encoded proteins:
- a CDS encoding glyoxalase, translating into MNKITCICLGVRSMEKSIKFYRDDLGFVTEEKADNPKVVFFNTPGTKFELYPLDLLAEDISQENPPKIEHGFAGITLAYNVEHKEDVEKVIELARKAGAKIVKEPQDVFWGGYHAYFADLDGYYWEVAWGPDFKFDDNGMLIF